A region from the Sandaracinus amylolyticus genome encodes:
- a CDS encoding sigma-54-dependent Fis family transcriptional regulator, with protein sequence MAAGPLLGGRYRHVRELGRGAIGRVVEVEDTIAGGARAAKIVSAAHGERLQWELALLTSISHAGLAAVHELLRVEGALGEPFALEPGAWVLVEELAAGRPSGEVVRGLAGVASRARFASIAGAAVARALAALHAAGLVHGDVKPANVVVAGDPGAARLVDLGLAGAPGLGPVMGTPGFLAPEAWLGARSPSSDLFALGVTLARWVAGDDDDAGTGARSSEPLRDVHRAPTLPTDAPAPLRALIEELLRDAPEERPASAREVARRLDPDGAASTLLDEPSHDERARRAAVARLHGRARELSALRAAIDAPGVIAVIGPPGSGRTRLAREAVRALQADRAREGAEVPTWIDDALPSRVGHACVVHDGSGAISIERARAAVRAAELEGASLVVILERAEVIDAPGIKRVTLGPIDDASLGALLADVLAIRGASAALQSASRAASSGLPGRLCRIVASAFAQGRDPSRPDVMRSLGRDEGAALAVPEVARPLAEALAIAGGTLRADEARMALGNDPARAGALLAGSGLATFDATGLVLRADRVRSITRDLGGARRKAIARTLDRAAVRGLARACVDAALDRPDAARDAFLGIAAEARAAGDPLAAADVLRIARERLSSTPEPITLALAEALRAAGEETAAREALDDAETRDARALAAELARLRGDVEAAERGALSLISETDAAGLAARFTAARIAWGRGELDRASELARSVRDVAGDRVAPLARALEVETLVAMSRGERETASSLAAELERVAARAPRDIALATRARAASIAGSAALASGAIELAIDAYERAAEHAERAGERHGAASATVNLGLARLDAGRLGPAIDALREGARRLATLRRPHELGRALFNLANAAFLAGDDALAQLAAERARDAARESGDRDASDHAAIVLADLELRAGRVRGAIRALEGIEADGAMLPIVDARLAIAHAALGEIDHAHARARSARANAPEGSLAEVEVLLAEARVALAAGESPIAEARAMEASASARTFETRVRAALVGAEAAELEGRRAEAAARLATARALLDRAAAGLSPEARARLRAVPSYQRALATAPHAATTTSAPARDARAVISLARRVAAERRPARVLETLAGAALELAGAERAFVLSRRESGATTVRCAVGLTGALGPEHRASRSIAARVIDERRPMVSVDAQGDARWDGAASVHAMALRSVLAVPLPAPDGSTLALCLDDRLRPGAFDEGTVADVAALAELGAAALAAAERAHDARRDARLWARRARSLEQTLEARGEELRTFRDADRGEGPFASIVSVSEPMRRVIALASRVATSGVPVLLVGESGTGKELLARAIHAASARVGATFVGESCAAIPETLLESTLFGHVRGAFTGADRARRGLFEIAHEGTLFLDEIAETSPAMQAKLLRVLQEGEIRSVGSERVRRVDVRLIAASRADLASLVRDGRFREDLYYRIAVVTIEVPALRERPADVAPLAAALLARHAPNRRVRIDDAALTAMRGYAWPGNVRELENELRRALLVAGDTIALEHLSPALRGDDTTHAELDLKAQTEALERRLVERALEVHGGNQTRAAKALGLSRFGLQKMLKRLALDQPK encoded by the coding sequence TTGGCAGCCGGTCCGCTGCTCGGCGGGCGCTACCGCCACGTGCGCGAGCTCGGGCGCGGCGCGATCGGACGCGTCGTCGAGGTCGAGGACACGATCGCGGGCGGCGCGCGCGCCGCGAAGATCGTCTCGGCGGCGCACGGCGAGCGGCTGCAGTGGGAGCTCGCGCTGCTCACGTCGATCTCGCACGCCGGGCTCGCGGCCGTGCACGAGCTGCTGCGCGTCGAGGGCGCGCTCGGCGAGCCGTTCGCGCTCGAGCCGGGCGCGTGGGTGCTCGTCGAGGAGCTCGCGGCGGGGCGTCCTTCGGGCGAGGTCGTGCGCGGGCTCGCGGGCGTCGCCTCGCGGGCGCGCTTCGCGTCGATCGCTGGCGCCGCGGTCGCGCGCGCGCTCGCCGCGCTGCACGCGGCGGGGCTGGTCCACGGCGACGTGAAGCCCGCGAACGTCGTCGTCGCGGGGGATCCCGGGGCGGCGCGGCTCGTCGATCTCGGGCTCGCGGGCGCGCCGGGGCTCGGGCCGGTGATGGGCACTCCCGGGTTCCTCGCGCCCGAGGCGTGGCTCGGCGCGCGCTCGCCCTCGTCGGATCTGTTCGCGCTCGGCGTGACGCTCGCGCGATGGGTCGCGGGCGACGACGACGACGCGGGCACCGGCGCGCGCAGCTCCGAGCCGCTGCGCGACGTGCACCGCGCGCCGACGCTGCCGACCGACGCGCCGGCTCCGCTGCGCGCGCTGATCGAGGAGCTCCTGCGCGATGCGCCCGAGGAGCGCCCGGCGAGCGCGCGCGAGGTCGCGCGACGGCTCGATCCCGACGGCGCGGCGAGCACGTTGCTGGACGAGCCGAGCCACGACGAGCGCGCACGACGCGCGGCGGTCGCGCGGCTGCACGGTCGAGCGCGCGAGCTCTCCGCGCTGCGCGCGGCGATCGACGCGCCCGGGGTGATCGCGGTGATCGGTCCGCCCGGCTCGGGCCGAACGCGGCTCGCGCGAGAGGCGGTCCGCGCGCTCCAAGCCGATCGGGCGCGCGAAGGCGCGGAGGTGCCGACGTGGATCGACGACGCGCTGCCTTCGCGCGTCGGCCACGCGTGCGTGGTCCACGACGGCAGCGGCGCGATCTCGATCGAGCGGGCGCGCGCGGCGGTGCGCGCGGCCGAGCTCGAGGGGGCGTCGCTCGTCGTGATCCTCGAGCGCGCCGAGGTGATCGACGCGCCGGGGATCAAGCGGGTCACGCTCGGGCCGATCGACGACGCGTCGCTCGGCGCGCTGCTGGCAGACGTGCTCGCGATCCGCGGCGCGAGCGCAGCGCTGCAGAGCGCGTCGCGCGCCGCGAGCTCGGGCCTGCCGGGACGGCTGTGTCGCATCGTCGCGAGCGCGTTCGCGCAGGGGCGCGATCCGTCGCGCCCCGACGTGATGCGCAGCCTCGGCCGCGACGAAGGCGCAGCGCTCGCCGTGCCCGAGGTCGCACGACCCCTCGCCGAGGCCCTGGCGATCGCAGGCGGTACACTGCGCGCGGACGAGGCGCGGATGGCGCTGGGGAACGATCCGGCGCGCGCGGGGGCGCTGCTGGCGGGCTCGGGGCTCGCGACCTTCGACGCGACGGGCCTCGTGCTGCGCGCGGATCGCGTCCGCTCGATCACCCGCGATCTGGGCGGCGCGCGGCGCAAGGCGATCGCGCGCACGCTCGATCGCGCGGCGGTGCGCGGGCTGGCGCGCGCGTGCGTCGACGCCGCGCTCGACCGGCCCGACGCTGCGCGCGACGCATTCCTCGGGATCGCGGCCGAGGCGCGCGCGGCCGGCGATCCGCTCGCGGCCGCCGACGTGCTGAGGATCGCGCGCGAGCGGCTGTCGTCGACGCCCGAGCCGATCACGCTCGCGCTCGCCGAAGCGCTGCGCGCCGCAGGAGAAGAGACCGCGGCGCGCGAGGCGCTCGACGACGCCGAGACGCGTGACGCGCGGGCGCTCGCGGCCGAGCTCGCGCGACTGCGCGGCGACGTCGAGGCCGCGGAGCGCGGCGCGCTCTCGCTGATCTCCGAGACCGACGCCGCGGGCCTCGCGGCGCGCTTCACCGCGGCCCGCATCGCGTGGGGCCGCGGCGAGCTCGACCGCGCGTCGGAGCTCGCGCGCTCGGTGCGCGACGTCGCAGGCGATCGCGTCGCGCCGCTCGCGCGCGCGCTCGAGGTCGAGACGCTCGTCGCGATGTCGCGTGGAGAGCGCGAGACGGCCTCGTCGCTCGCCGCCGAGCTCGAGCGCGTCGCGGCGCGCGCACCGCGCGACATCGCGCTCGCCACCCGTGCCCGCGCGGCGTCGATCGCCGGATCTGCGGCGCTCGCGAGCGGCGCGATCGAGCTCGCGATCGACGCGTACGAGCGCGCGGCCGAGCACGCGGAGCGCGCCGGCGAGCGACACGGCGCGGCGAGCGCGACCGTGAACCTCGGGCTCGCGCGCCTCGATGCAGGCCGGCTCGGCCCGGCGATCGACGCGCTGCGCGAGGGCGCGCGACGGCTCGCCACGCTGCGACGGCCGCACGAGCTCGGGCGCGCGCTGTTCAACCTGGCGAACGCCGCGTTCCTCGCGGGCGACGACGCGCTCGCGCAGCTCGCGGCCGAGCGTGCCCGCGACGCTGCGCGCGAGAGCGGCGATCGCGACGCGTCGGATCACGCGGCGATCGTCCTCGCGGATCTCGAGCTCCGCGCAGGCCGGGTGCGCGGCGCGATCCGCGCGCTCGAGGGCATCGAAGCGGACGGGGCGATGCTCCCCATCGTCGATGCACGGCTCGCGATCGCGCACGCGGCGCTGGGCGAGATCGATCACGCGCACGCGCGTGCACGCTCTGCGCGCGCGAACGCGCCGGAGGGATCGCTCGCCGAGGTCGAGGTGCTGCTCGCCGAGGCGCGGGTCGCGCTCGCAGCAGGCGAGAGCCCGATCGCCGAGGCGCGCGCGATGGAGGCGAGCGCCTCGGCGCGGACGTTCGAGACGCGGGTGCGCGCTGCGCTGGTCGGTGCCGAGGCCGCGGAGCTCGAGGGCCGTCGCGCCGAAGCCGCGGCGCGCCTCGCGACCGCGCGTGCGCTCCTCGATCGCGCAGCGGCGGGCCTCTCGCCCGAAGCGCGCGCGCGCCTGCGCGCCGTGCCCTCGTACCAGCGCGCGCTCGCGACTGCGCCGCACGCGGCGACGACCACCAGCGCACCGGCGCGCGATGCGCGCGCCGTGATCTCGCTGGCGCGCCGCGTCGCAGCGGAGCGACGTCCGGCGCGTGTGCTCGAGACGCTCGCGGGCGCCGCGCTCGAGCTCGCCGGCGCGGAGCGCGCGTTCGTGCTGAGCCGTCGCGAGAGCGGCGCGACGACGGTCCGCTGCGCGGTGGGCCTCACCGGCGCGCTCGGCCCCGAGCACCGCGCGTCGCGCTCGATCGCGGCGCGCGTGATCGACGAGCGGCGCCCGATGGTCAGCGTCGACGCCCAGGGCGACGCACGCTGGGACGGCGCGGCCAGCGTGCACGCGATGGCGCTCCGGAGCGTGCTCGCGGTCCCGCTGCCCGCGCCGGACGGGAGCACGCTCGCGCTCTGTCTCGACGATCGGCTGCGGCCGGGCGCGTTCGACGAGGGCACGGTCGCCGACGTCGCGGCGCTCGCGGAGCTCGGTGCGGCCGCGCTCGCCGCCGCGGAGCGCGCGCACGACGCACGCCGTGACGCGCGCCTCTGGGCCCGTCGCGCCCGCTCGCTCGAGCAGACGCTCGAGGCGCGCGGCGAGGAGCTGCGCACCTTCCGCGACGCGGATCGCGGCGAGGGCCCCTTCGCGTCGATCGTCTCGGTGAGCGAGCCGATGCGCCGCGTGATCGCCCTCGCCTCGCGCGTCGCGACGAGCGGCGTGCCCGTCCTCCTCGTCGGCGAGAGCGGCACCGGCAAGGAGCTCCTCGCGCGCGCCATCCACGCGGCGAGCGCGCGCGTGGGCGCGACGTTCGTCGGCGAGAGCTGCGCGGCGATCCCCGAGACGCTGCTCGAGAGCACGCTCTTCGGGCACGTGCGCGGCGCGTTCACCGGCGCCGACCGCGCGCGGCGTGGGCTCTTCGAGATCGCGCACGAGGGCACGCTCTTCCTCGACGAGATCGCGGAGACGAGCCCCGCGATGCAGGCGAAGCTGCTGCGCGTGCTGCAGGAAGGCGAGATCCGCAGCGTCGGCAGCGAGCGCGTCCGGCGCGTCGACGTGCGACTGATCGCGGCGAGCCGCGCCGATCTCGCGTCGCTGGTGCGCGACGGTCGCTTCCGCGAGGACCTCTACTACCGCATCGCGGTCGTCACGATCGAGGTGCCCGCGCTGCGCGAGCGACCCGCCGACGTCGCGCCGCTCGCCGCCGCGCTGCTCGCGCGACACGCACCGAATCGCCGGGTGCGCATCGACGACGCGGCGCTCACCGCGATGCGCGGCTACGCCTGGCCGGGCAACGTGCGCGAGCTCGAGAACGAGCTTCGCCGCGCGCTCCTCGTCGCGGGCGACACGATCGCGCTCGAGCACCTCTCACCCGCGCTGCGCGGCGACGACACGACGCACGCCGAGCTCGACCTCAAGGCGCAGACCGAGGCGCTCGAGCGACGGCTCGTCGAGCGCGCGCTCGAGGTGCACGGCGGCAACCAGACGCGCGCCGCGAAGGCGCTCGGGCTCTCGCGCTTCGGGCTGCAGAAGATGCTGAAGCGCCTCGCGCTCGATCAGCCGAAGTGA
- a CDS encoding GTP-binding protein, whose translation MQLDFKARELTVKLVYYGPALSGKTTNLQAIHELVSPQARGRLMTLETKDDRTLFFDLLPLSVQAGRGLSVRIKLFTVPGQVIHNATRRLVLQGADGVAFIADSQRAETKANAAAFVNLRQNLVENGIDPASMPLVIQFNKRDMPDVRTDVEIDALAAKGKEPVYKAIALRGHGVLETLIGLFEITWGKLEREHQLAEKFGVQGADLLGEVRTKLGIDAARGEVAP comes from the coding sequence ATGCAGCTCGATTTCAAGGCACGCGAGCTGACCGTCAAGCTCGTCTACTACGGGCCGGCGCTCAGCGGAAAGACCACGAACCTCCAGGCGATCCACGAGCTCGTCTCGCCGCAGGCGCGTGGTCGTCTGATGACGCTCGAGACGAAGGACGACCGCACGCTCTTCTTCGATCTGCTGCCGCTCTCGGTGCAGGCCGGGCGGGGCCTCTCGGTGCGGATCAAGCTCTTCACCGTTCCCGGTCAGGTCATCCACAACGCGACGCGACGGCTGGTGCTGCAGGGCGCCGACGGCGTCGCGTTCATCGCGGACTCGCAGCGCGCCGAGACCAAGGCGAACGCCGCGGCGTTCGTGAACCTGCGCCAGAACCTCGTCGAGAACGGGATCGATCCGGCGTCGATGCCGCTCGTGATCCAGTTCAACAAGCGCGACATGCCCGACGTGCGCACCGACGTCGAGATCGACGCGCTCGCGGCGAAGGGCAAGGAGCCGGTCTACAAGGCGATCGCGCTGCGCGGGCACGGCGTGCTCGAGACGCTGATCGGCCTCTTCGAGATCACGTGGGGCAAGCTCGAGCGCGAGCACCAGCTCGCCGAGAAGTTCGGCGTGCAGGGCGCGGATCTGCTCGGCGAGGTGCGCACGAAGCTCGGCATCGACGCGGCGCGCGGGGAGGTGGCCCCGTGA
- the thiL gene encoding thiamine-phosphate kinase codes for MSGEFDRVARLRAIFAGAHRGVILGIGDDAAILAGDVLATGAVLSTDAAIEDVHFRRAWIGQGVTWRDVAYRAAAAALSDLAAMGAEPRAMLTSWAFPRDVGDDVVDEIARGFRDAADVYGAPVIGGNLARAREIGLTTTVIGAAPARAPRRDGAQAGDVLWATGALGEAALGLAALEAGIAREPDAAAFVSRFVRPPSRIDAGRAAAQSAHAMIDVSDGLLQDLGHLCDASGVGARLDALAPTREADALARRLGVDARALLESGGDDYELLITAAPGVDLSRIAHPIGEITREPGIVGATTARTGFDHFG; via the coding sequence GTGAGCGGCGAGTTCGATCGCGTCGCGAGGCTGCGCGCGATCTTCGCGGGCGCGCATCGCGGTGTGATCCTCGGCATCGGCGACGACGCGGCGATCCTCGCGGGCGATGTGCTCGCGACGGGCGCGGTGCTCTCGACGGACGCGGCGATCGAGGACGTGCACTTCCGGCGCGCGTGGATCGGGCAGGGCGTGACGTGGCGCGACGTCGCGTACCGCGCGGCCGCGGCGGCGCTGAGCGATCTCGCGGCGATGGGCGCGGAGCCGCGCGCGATGCTCACGTCGTGGGCGTTCCCGCGCGACGTGGGCGACGACGTCGTGGACGAGATCGCGCGCGGGTTCCGCGACGCGGCGGACGTCTACGGCGCGCCGGTGATCGGCGGGAACCTCGCGCGGGCGAGAGAGATCGGGCTGACGACCACGGTGATCGGCGCTGCGCCGGCGCGGGCGCCGCGTCGTGACGGTGCGCAGGCCGGCGACGTGCTGTGGGCGACGGGCGCGCTCGGCGAGGCGGCGCTCGGGCTCGCTGCGCTCGAGGCCGGGATCGCGCGCGAGCCCGACGCAGCGGCGTTCGTGTCGCGCTTCGTGCGGCCGCCCTCGCGCATCGATGCGGGTCGCGCCGCTGCCCAGAGCGCGCACGCGATGATCGACGTGTCCGACGGACTGCTGCAGGACCTCGGACACCTCTGCGACGCGAGCGGCGTGGGCGCGCGGCTCGATGCGCTCGCACCGACGCGCGAAGCGGACGCGCTGGCGCGGAGGCTCGGCGTCGACGCGCGCGCGCTGCTCGAGTCGGGCGGGGACGACTACGAGCTCTTGATCACGGCAGCGCCGGGCGTCGATCTCTCGCGGATCGCGCATCCGATCGGCGAGATCACGCGTGAGCCGGGGATCGTGGGCGCGACCACGGCGCGCACCGGGTTCGATCACTTCGGCTGA
- a CDS encoding ATP-binding protein — protein MSTAVDTELSLADVARLEDVVDRAALAEVCRSFFELFSLPVRVFSRDGTLLSDVHEEQAICRYVNGFAPGRAACSALVGEVRALDPEGGPVEHPCFTGACYRVVPIHYQGRRLGRFVVGPYMPAERREVPRSLLVLDDRIDPRAARDALGEMPRVRQETIERITEHLRRVLDLILFSGHRAYLTSQMHVASVRESYRELTEKTQRLQEAYDRLKELDRLKSNFLATVSHELRTPLTSIIGYSDMLASGIAGELNGEQQEFVETIRSKGDHLLALITSLLDLNKLEQGNLPLRREPVAPSALIDDLAKTVLPQAQKKGVKVEVDVQGARDPMPLDPVRIKQVLFNLAENAIKFTPKGGSVRFGVRATEMVDGADDEGALGLVLMAAPRRAVEFWISDSGIGIPSSEHQKIFDAFYQVDGSSTREHGGTGLGLSIVKRLVDAHGGRVWVESKPGEGATFRVAIPEPDELA, from the coding sequence GTGAGCACGGCGGTGGACACCGAGCTGAGCCTCGCGGACGTCGCGCGCCTCGAGGACGTGGTCGATCGCGCCGCGCTCGCGGAGGTGTGTCGCTCGTTCTTCGAGCTCTTCTCGCTGCCCGTGCGCGTGTTCTCGCGCGACGGGACGCTGCTGAGCGACGTGCACGAGGAGCAGGCGATCTGCCGCTACGTGAACGGCTTCGCGCCGGGTCGCGCGGCGTGCAGCGCGCTCGTGGGCGAGGTGCGCGCGCTCGACCCCGAGGGCGGGCCGGTCGAGCACCCGTGCTTCACCGGCGCGTGTTATCGCGTCGTGCCGATCCACTACCAGGGCCGTCGGCTGGGCCGCTTCGTCGTCGGTCCGTACATGCCCGCGGAGCGACGCGAGGTGCCGCGCTCGCTGCTGGTGCTCGACGATCGCATCGATCCGCGCGCCGCGCGCGACGCCCTCGGCGAGATGCCGCGGGTGCGCCAGGAGACGATCGAGCGGATCACCGAGCACCTGCGTCGCGTGCTCGATCTGATCCTCTTCTCGGGCCACCGCGCGTACCTCACGAGCCAGATGCACGTCGCGAGCGTGCGCGAGAGCTACCGCGAGCTCACCGAGAAGACGCAGCGCCTGCAGGAGGCCTACGATCGACTCAAGGAGCTCGATCGCCTGAAGTCGAACTTCCTCGCGACGGTGAGCCACGAGCTGCGCACGCCGCTGACGTCGATCATCGGCTACAGCGACATGCTGGCGTCGGGGATCGCAGGCGAGCTGAACGGCGAGCAGCAGGAGTTCGTCGAGACGATCCGCAGCAAGGGCGATCACCTGCTCGCGCTGATCACGAGCCTGCTCGATCTGAACAAGCTCGAGCAGGGGAACCTCCCGCTGCGTCGCGAGCCGGTCGCGCCCTCGGCGCTGATCGACGATCTCGCGAAGACGGTGCTCCCGCAGGCGCAGAAGAAGGGCGTGAAGGTCGAGGTCGACGTGCAGGGCGCACGCGACCCGATGCCGCTCGACCCGGTGCGCATCAAGCAGGTGCTGTTCAACCTCGCGGAGAACGCGATCAAGTTCACGCCGAAGGGCGGCAGCGTGCGCTTCGGCGTGCGCGCGACCGAGATGGTCGACGGCGCCGACGACGAGGGCGCGCTCGGGCTCGTGCTGATGGCCGCGCCGCGGCGCGCGGTCGAGTTCTGGATCAGCGACTCGGGGATCGGGATCCCGTCGTCGGAGCACCAGAAGATCTTCGACGCGTTCTATCAGGTCGACGGCAGCTCGACGCGCGAGCACGGAGGGACCGGCCTCGGCCTCTCGATCGTGAAGCGGCTCGTCGACGCGCACGGCGGTCGCGTGTGGGTCGAGAGCAAGCCGGGCGAGGGCGCGACGTTCCGCGTCGCGATCCCCGAGCCCGACGAGCTCGCGTGA